The Rana temporaria chromosome 13, aRanTem1.1, whole genome shotgun sequence genome has a window encoding:
- the LOC120920088 gene encoding astacin-like metalloendopeptidase, which yields MNEKVFLLLLGCVTGLVTSLPLSAQIQYNLLGVNKDAPKSEDSEIPKGIFGKIIQANKDSKTPMYGGDILVQNERSAMNCPSCLWPKSDSGSVLVPYTIDSRYSPSDLNNIVLAMAEFETLTCVRFVLRTTEDSYLNITPDNGCYSSLGRTGGSQTVSLDEGCVYMEIIQHELEHALGFHHEHMRSDRDNYVDINYQYIPEGRWGNFGKVDTNNLGSPYDYGSVMHYDAYAFSNTSNKPTIVPKPDPNVTIGLAVGLSVLDVTKINRLYQCSVCSTLLNNETGIFTSKNYPSAYPNNVDWVWLIRVPSGQASLNFNRFKIQSTPNCKSDYMRIYDGPSKSSPVLLDKMCGSKNIPPIIASTTQMLVQFVSDGAVAGVGFQATYSSVQCGGTFFNSQGNFTSPGYPDHYNPDINCNFTITAPVGYKVKQDTSMTFPNYWTLKCQTSKMLWKTDTLQSECITPFKFTSVHQGLPEIIETKFFYDTIALTISDFHLESSGLCEYDYVKLFMDGKQTGPFCGDRTIPVFNSKGNSMVLEFHSDDSTVAKGFQVSYTFFK from the exons ATGAATGAAAAAGTCTTCCTCCTGCTTCTGGGCTGTGTGACGGGGCTGGTGACCAGTCTACCTCTATCTGCACAAATACAG TACAATCTACTTGGAGTGAACAAAGATG CCCCAAAAAGTGAAGACTCAGAAATACCAAAGGGGATCTTCGGCAAAATTATTCAAGCTAACAAAG ATAGCAAAACACCCATGTATGGAGGAGATATTCTGGTACAGAATGAGCGCAGTGCTATGAACTGTCCTTCTTGCCTTTGGCCTAAAAGTGATAGTGGTAGTGTTCTTGTTCCATACACCATAGATTCCCGCTACA GTCCCAGTGACCTGAATAACATTGTGCTCGCCATGGCCGAGTTTGAGACATTGACTTGTGTGAGGTTTGTGCTTCGTACAACAGAAGACAGTTATCTTAACATCACACCTGATAATGG CTGTTACTCATCTCTTGGAAGAACTGGTGGAAGCCAGACAGTTTCATTGGATGAAGGCTGCGTGTACATGGAGATTATACAACATGAACTAGAACATGCCCTGGGCTTCCACCATGAGCATATGAGGAGTGACCGTGACAATTATGTGGACATCAATTACCAGTATATCCCTGAAG GACGCTGGGGAAATTTTGGTAAAGTGGACACTAATAACCTGGGCAGTCCATATGATTACGGTTCAGTGATGCATTATGATGC TTATGCATTCAGCAACACTTCAAACAAACCCACAATCGTCCCCAAGCCTGACCCCAATGTGACTATTGGGCTGGCAGTTGGATTGAGCGTCTTGGATGTCACTAAAATTAACCGACTTTATCAATGCA GTGTCTGTTCTACTTTGCTAAATAATGAGACAGGAATTTTCACTTCTAAAAACTATCCCTCTGCTTATCCCAATAATGTGGACTGGGTTTGGCTGATCAGGGTTCCGTCAGGGCAG GCTTCACTAAATTTCAATAGGTTTAAGATCCAATCCACTCCTAACTGCAAATCTGACTACATGAGGATCTATGACGGTCCCTCTAAGAGCTCTCCTGTGTTATTGGATAAAATGTGCGGCAGTAAAAACATCCCTCCAATCATCGCTTCCACAACCCAGATGCTGGTCCAGTTCGTCAGTGATGGGGCTGTTGCTGGGGTCGGCTTCCAAGCTACGTATAGCTCAG TTCAGTGTGGAGGAACCTTCTTTAACTCTCAAGGCAACTTTACATCTCCGGGATACCCAGATCACTACAATCCAGACATAAATTGTAACTTCACCATCACAGCTCCTGTTGGATATAAGGTAAAACAAGATACCTCAATGACTTTCCCTAATTATTGGACTTTAAAGTGTCAAACAAGCAAAATGTTATGGAAGACAGACACATTACAATCTGAATGTATAACCCCCTTCAAATTCACCAGTGTTCACCAGGGCCTGCCTGAAATAATTGAAACTAAAT TTTTTTATGATACA attGCTCTGACCATAAGTGACTTCCATTTAGAGTCTTCTGGATTATGTGAATACGACTATGTAAAACTCTTCATGGATGGTAAACAAACGGGTCCTTTCTGTGGGGATCGCACCatccctgtgtttaactccaaaGGCAATTCTATGGTTCTCGAGTTCCACAGTGATGATTCTACCGTGGCAAAGGGCTTCCAAGTCTCTTACACCTTCT